TAACAATTTATGCCGATCGACAGAATAGTCACCCGTCCCGGGTTGGCATTGCCGAATAAACCGTGGCACCTCAGCGGCACCCAGTTTATCTGTTAATGCCCCAATCCCAACTTCATATAGTTCACTATCCGTCATCTCCAGTATACTCATTCTGCGTCACCCCTTGAACCGAGCTTAGCCATACATGAGGGTTTTCAACTGTTAGATGAACTCGGGAACTATTGCGTTTTGCCCTTCTGAGGAGCGGGTCATCTGTTGTTAGGAAGATATCCGCATTACTGCTTTCGGCACAAGCGAGATGCAGAGCATCTAATTCCTTAAAACCCAATGCTTCTAACTGATTTGCCCTTGATATTTCCGTTTTTCCTATGGAAACAGTCTGGTGTGCGCGACTGAGCCATCTCTCTATCTGAACGCGTTGTTCTAAATTTGATGCACGGTTCACTTCAGCAACTAAAACTTCGCTGGAGAGCCAGTGCCAATATCCCTCACGAAAACAGTCAAGGATCTGCATGATAGCTCGAGTTTCCCGAATAATCCGAGGTTGCGTCTGCGTATCAAAAGGCCGGCTTAGACAACACGTATCCAAATAAATTGTCCAGACTTCCAGGTCAGTTTGCACGCGCGTTATCCTACTCCGTTTCGTAAGGTTATCTGCCACACCACTGTTAGCACAATTAGAATATCACAATAATGAGCGGGATGTCAACTCGAAAAGAAACGTGTCACTTACTCCCATTTGTTTCGAGGGTAGATTGTCGTTGATGTCATCAGGTTTGCGTGTGAGAAAGTCAGTCAGTGTCCAATAGCCGATATGAGCTTTTGACATAAAAAAATAAATGTGATATACTTAAAAGCAATCGCACGACAAGGTCCAACAATGGATACACACAGAGTCGATGATCCAATTTACGGACAACGTTTGCGATAGGGAGAGGTCTTAGAGCACCTTCTCCCCAACGGAGAAGCACGAGAAACGGCGTTCTCCAGGTTAACCAGAAAGCAGACGTGGGAGTTAGCAGCTGCACAGCGTCTGTTTCTTTCTTTTGGAAGCGGAAGCACAAGGGCATTGGCGATCACACTGTGCTTTCGGTTTTGTGTTGTTTCGCCAGTCGATAGCGATATCCTGTTACCGACAACGGACAACCCTTAAAAAATCCGTATCATCCGCGACACTCCGCGATTCGGACAATTGACAAAATATTTACACACCCTCCCACTCAAAATGCATTTGACAGCACCCGTCCAATATGCTATACTAATCTGCAAAACCCAGAAACCTCAAAAATTGGATAGGAGAACATTTATGCTTAATATCAACCCGCAATACCTTGTTAACCATAAAGGTGAAAAAACTGCCGCTGTCCTGTCAATGCAGGAGTATCGCTTTCTTATGCAGCACCTTGAAGACTTAGAGGACATTTTAGATATGGACACCGCAGCGAAAAGTGAAACTCACTTTCGGGACTACCGTGAGATTCAAGCTGAGTTGAAAAAAGAAGGCAAACTTTGAACGCATCGACGCTCTACACTATCCGTTTAGAACGTCACGCAGAACGAGAATTACGGAAACTGCCCAAAGACGTTATCCAACGTATTAATGCCACCCTCCAGAGATTGGCCTATGAACCCCGGCCCCACGGTGTTGTTAAACTGACAGGACAGACCGGTTCAAAGTGGCGCATACGGATCGGTGGGTACCGGATCCTCTATGAAATAAACGATCAGCAAGCCCTTGTTAATGTTTATCGAATCAAACATCGTAGGAATGCCTATGATAGATAACGTGAGTTTGATAAATATTCCCTGATGAAATACGGAATTTTTGCGCGTTGCTTCAGATCTACAGAAAAGTGCTTCACTCAGTAATTACGGAATCTACTATAATAACCCAAGTCGCAAGTTCTGTAGCTTATGAAACCGTCAGCCGGTGCCCCCTGTATCCCCCCACAAGCGAGGGAAGGGAGACGCAAACTGAAGTTTACGCTACAAAATACCGCAGATAACAAACTTTTTTTGGCGAAAAACATGACCTGCCCGCTCAAAAATTCTGTAAGTCCCAACTTGGATTATAATAATGAATTTACCAAGCATAGCGTCCACCTCGCTGGCGAAACCGCTCTGTGTCAATGGATACTTGCTGCAAGGCTGCCGGCACACCGACTTCCAAAATTGGCGCACTGTATCTATGGAAGCCTTGCGCGTTATCAAAGAAGCGTCCTGCGGGATCAATCATCACGTAACTTTCTGTCATCGCTGCATTGTTCTCAGGAACTACGCGAATTCCCTCGTCTTCAACGCTACGATTGCGGTGAACATACGCCTCAAATTCCTCCGCCGTAACTGTAAAGTCAGCGATAGTCGCGTCGTTTTGACCTTTGACAGTAAGGACTTGCAGTAATTTCCAACGTTCAGGCTTCGCTAACCTGATGAATGGAATAAAGTCCTCTTGCCATGTGACAGAGGTCACAACAGTATTGATTTTCAAGCGAATCCCACGCTGCTTTATCACACGAATCCTCTCCAAGTATCCTGCCTCGTTGAGCGGAATTTTGCCACTCACCGCACGCCCGAGACGTACCAGTTTTTCTGGGTCAACGGTATCAATACTCAGACCCACCCAATCAAGGTTACCCTTCAGAGCATCTAACCATTCGTCGGTGATTCTTGAACCGTTGGTAACAATAGAAGTTGTCATCCTGTGTGCCTTTGCCCTTGCAATCAGGTCGGGCAGCCAAGGGCAAAGTGTGGGTTCGCCACCAGCAAAGTTGATCTTCGCGAAGCCGAATTCGGCAATCCGATCAATAACCGATACACAATCTTCCTTAGGGAGGTGATCTTTCGGGAGATCCATCTCTCGCTTCACATCTTGGAATGTGGCAAAGCAGAACCTGCATCGCATGTTGCAAGGTTCCCAGAGATGGTAGTTTATGGATGGGACTTTCGACGAAATATTAAGGGGACGAATCGGTATTAGCATATCTAATCCTTTCTCAATTGATATTGGCGGTCTACCGGAAAGGATACGTCATTTCACAATCCCAAAGGGGATCAAGGGTGCGGCTATTAAGCCACGGGGTGTGACGCATCGACGACTCTAAAATGTGAAAGAATTTGACCTTCTACTTCTTCATCAGGATCGTAATACACACATGCAACAGCGTTGCGTCTGCGTCCATGACTCCTGACCTCTATCACCTCAAAGACGCGTTTGAGCATCTCTAACTGATTGGGTGCGAGTGCTTCTGATAAAAGAATCGATAGCGGCGATTCTATCAAGTCTTCAAGGATCGGGTTATCGCCCCCTTCAAACCAACGCGCCGACCCACCCGAATCGTCTTCTGCGACGCGTTCCAGGTCGTCTTGTTTATGCTTGTAATAGCCACACGCCACTGCCTCACGAACCGCCCCTTTGTGGGAAACAGCGAAAAGATAGTAGTTATTCGTAAGTGTCATCTTCTGAGCGATCCGCAACCCTGGATTCAGCAAGAAACACAAATGTTGACCTTGCTGCAAACACGCACCGATTTCAGCCGAATCGTCAGAAATATTGAATAAAGGGTGTCTTAGCATGACGGACTCCTCCTTAATCGCCACTGCCACTGCCACTGCGATAGATTGTAAAACTAAAATCAAATGAATCGTTGGGCATTCCAAAGAGTGTATTGACGACTTGGGTAACAGGTGGTATTTTGAAGTTGATATGAACAGGTCGTTTCACCCTTTTTTTAAACATTTTGCTTTATCCTTTATCTTAAAAAGCGTTTGCCACTCTGACAAGATCCAGTATATTCACAATGCCGTCACCATTGACATCGGGATGCACACCACCCATGCCGTTTGCCACTCTGACAAGATCCAGTATATTCACAATGCCGTCACTATTGACATCTTCTGCTGGCACAACAGATTTCAGATAAATCTCGCCGTCTAAGTCATCAACAACATGTGTGATGTTGCGTTGACCACTCTGCCAGCCGGTGGCATTTTCAGGCAGATCAATCTCCTGTTTCTTGCCACTTCTATTATACACTGCCCAGCCGTTGGTGAACTCGCGGATGAATACACCTTCGCGGTTGTCGTAAAGTTGACCTTTTTCTCCGATCGGGCGACCGAGTGGGGCATCCCAGAATTGATACCAGATATGGGTATGCTGAATGTATCCATCAATTTCTCGCGGCACCCTGAATATAGAATAGCCATCAGAATGTGTGAGAGACATCGTTGTAAAGATCCGCATCAAGCGTAAATTATTGGGACTGTCAAAAGACTCAAATACACCATAACCTTGTAATATATTGATTCGCGGTTCACGGAGATTTTTCTCATTCCAAAGCAGGGCATCCTCAATTTCAATAAGTTCTGCGTATGTATAGCCGGGATCACCGCGACCTGTTTCCATGAAACTGCCATTGATCCACTCAGCAAAGCGTGGCGTTTTATTCATATTTCTATTCACCAGGATAAGGAAATCATCGCGGACTCGCTCCCGTATCCCTTTTAGTATTGTTCTATACACTTCAATAACTTCCTGCTCCGTCGCAATGCCGTGGGGCTCATACTGATGGACATGATACGCGTAAAAAGCATCAAACAAAACTCCATCATAAAGACCACATTTTGCCAGCCCAACAACCCTCTCTATAAGGAGTTGCTGAACTTTAGGATTGAGTATATTAAGAGAGAATTCATCCCAAGGCACATCATGTTTGTGAACTTGCCCATCGGTGTTTCTTAGCCAAAATTCAGAGTCTGAAGGGAAAGCTTCTGTTGAAAAATGATTATGGAGACGAATTTCAGGGATAACTATAAAGTTCGGGTTCCGCTGTAGGAACTCTTGACGCATGTGCGTAGCCGACTCTAAATTACCAGCCAGACTGGTTGCTAAACCATAGTTTGGCTTTGGAGGGCGTATATTCGATTGCAAACCGTAAAGGAATGCATAGTAAGCTATATCGTGTTTTGCATATGTTTCATAAAACACTTCGAGATCATCCCACGGAAACCATCTCAGTGGATTTTCCGCAACCAGACTACTTCCCGGCAATGCTATTGAAGGATAAGTTCTGTTCTGAATACGCTCCACTACAGGCGGATCTAACGGTGGTATATCACATATCTCCTGCGATTCTGCGTAAGATAAGCAGACAATTATCCAAACCAAACTTAACAACTTAATATAT
This Candidatus Poribacteria bacterium DNA region includes the following protein-coding sequences:
- a CDS encoding type II toxin-antitoxin system RelE/ParE family toxin codes for the protein MNASTLYTIRLERHAERELRKLPKDVIQRINATLQRLAYEPRPHGVVKLTGQTGSKWRIRIGGYRILYEINDQQALVNVYRIKHRRNAYDR
- a CDS encoding type II toxin-antitoxin system VapC family toxin, which translates into the protein MADNLTKRSRITRVQTDLEVWTIYLDTCCLSRPFDTQTQPRIIRETRAIMQILDCFREGYWHWLSSEVLVAEVNRASNLEQRVQIERWLSRAHQTVSIGKTEISRANQLEALGFKELDALHLACAESSNADIFLTTDDPLLRRAKRNSSRVHLTVENPHVWLSSVQGVTQNEYTGDDG
- a CDS encoding radical SAM protein; this encodes MRCRFCFATFQDVKREMDLPKDHLPKEDCVSVIDRIAEFGFAKINFAGGEPTLCPWLPDLIARAKAHRMTTSIVTNGSRITDEWLDALKGNLDWVGLSIDTVDPEKLVRLGRAVSGKIPLNEAGYLERIRVIKQRGIRLKINTVVTSVTWQEDFIPFIRLAKPERWKLLQVLTVKGQNDATIADFTVTAEEFEAYVHRNRSVEDEGIRVVPENNAAMTESYVMIDPAGRFFDNAQGFHRYSAPILEVGVPAALQQVSIDTERFRQRGGRYAW